The Papaver somniferum cultivar HN1 unplaced genomic scaffold, ASM357369v1 unplaced-scaffold_107, whole genome shotgun sequence genome includes a region encoding these proteins:
- the LOC113327931 gene encoding subtilisin-like protease SBT1.4, whose translation MASLPCIIFFAFLSLLISTSQSLLNEQPETFIVHVAALDKPSVFASHHDWYHSALESLPPSSHPRDILYTYTNAMNGFAARLTPSQASHLRPVPKRRKGICEVGPDFPKTSCNGKIIGARAFYQGHKALVANKGGLSADVMSPRDNVGHGSHVASIAAGSVVKNARFYEYAVGKAQGMIQILKPDVIAPGINILAAWTGATCPTHSDTDKRRVEFNVESGTSMACPHVSGLAAMVLKAHPKWSPAAIRSALMTTAYNVDNSGLSDPGDLNYPSFISIFKSNSDTIKYKRTLKNVGVLGKPYQVRINAPASVKVSVTPNKLVFSSVRRSLSYEITFSSMIPEGTASPQADSRIESGSIEWYDGTHVVRSPIVFGWLDAGPPTALISSA comes from the exons ATGGCGTCTCTACCCTGTATCATTTTCTTTGCCTTCCTCTCTTTGTTGATTTCGACTTCCCAATCATTGCTAAATGAACAACCAGAGACATTCATTGTGCATGTGGCTGCGTTAGATAAACCTTCCGTGTTTGCTTCACACCATGATTGGTATCACTCAGCTCTCGAGTCGCTTCCTCCTTCATCTCATCCTAGAGATATCTTATATACCTACACCAACGCCATGAATGGTTTTGCAGCACGCTTAACACCTTCTCAAGCTTCACATCTAC GTCCGGTACCTAAGAGACGGAAAGGTATTTGCGAGGTTGGCCCTGATTTTCCGAAGACATCCTGCAACGGGAAGATAATCGGTGCGCGGGCTTTTTATCAGGGTCATAAAGCTTTGGTTGCAAACAAAGGTGGTTTGAGCGCAGACGTTATGTCTCCAAGAGATAATGTTGGACATGGTTCACATGTTGCGTCAATTGCAGCTGGATCTGTTGTTAAAAATGCTAGATTCTATGAATATGCAGTCGGAAAAGCTCAAGGGATG ATTCAGATACTCAAACCAGATGTTATTGCACCCGGTATAAACATTTTGGCTGCTTGGACGGGAGCTACCTGTCCAACCCATTCTGACACCGATAAGAGAAGGGTCGAATTCAATGTAGAATCTGGTACTTCCATGGCATGTCCTCACGTCAGTGGATTGGCTGCAATGGTTCTTAAGGCTCATCCTAAATGGAGCCCTGCTGCAATCAGGTCTGCTTTAATGACTACTGCATACAATGTAGACAATTCAG GATTATCGGATCCCGGTGATCTGAACTACCCATCATTTATTTCTATTTTCAAATCCAACAGTGACACTATTAAGTACAAGAGAACATTGAAGAATGTTGGGGTTTTAGGAAAACCATATCAAGTTAGGATTAATGCTCCAGCATCAGTTAAGGTCAGTGTTACGCCTAATAAGCTTGTATTTAGCTCGGTAAGGCGGAGTTTGTCTTATGAAATCACATTTTCAAGCATGATTCCGGAAGGAACAGCGTCCCCTCAAGCCGATTCTCGGATCGAATCCGGGTCAATTGAATGGTATGACGGAACACACGTCGTGAGAAGTCCGATCGTTTTTGGGTGGCTTGATGCTGGTCCTCCCACCGCTTTAATTTCTTCTGCTTGA